The following nucleotide sequence is from Chlorogloeopsis sp. ULAP01.
AGTTCTTGTTCTTCTGTGGCGTTTAATCTGAGATAAGTATCAATAAAGCCGGAAATTAATTCTATTTTAGCAGGATTTAACTGTAGTGTTACTAACATCCTTAAGCATTCTAGTTTCACTCGGACTCTTTCTTCTGGTTTAAAGTCCATTTTTGCCATTAATGCGGCAGCCACCGGGTTTGGTTGATTTAAAAAATTGCGCCAATTCAGGTTATTTAGTTGGATGGAAAAGTAATTAAATTCTAGTATTTTCCTGTTAGGGAACTTAACTATATATTGACTTTTTTCGGGGCGTTTTGGTTCGTTGTAGGAGAAGATAACTATAGGAAAGATTGGCAATAAATATTTAGCATCTAAACGAGCGAAGTAATGAAACATCCGCCGTTCAAATTCTTTTTGATTATATGCTTGATTTTCTAAATGTATGAGAAAATAACTGTCTTCTCCTCTCAATTTTACTTGTGCTAATAAGTCTATTCTTCTTTTATCTCCAGTGGTAACATCAGTAAATACTTCTTCTGTTAAAAAGGTAAGGCTGTCTTGGGCAACATACTCTAAGACTTCTGGTAAAAATAGTTCTATAAATTCCCAAAAGAAGGTTTGGATTAATTCTTTAAAGAGTCTGTCGTGATCTATCATTGACGAGTATGATAGAAATTTTATTAAGTGATTCTTTTATAGTAAATAGGTAAAAATTTTTACAATTTTCTGAATTGGCAAACTGGTTTAACTCAATGTATTAAGACAAGTGGCTTTAGTTAAGTTTCCGTCTACGGTGACAAGAGTAAGTTCGTAATGAATTGCGGTTGCTGCAATAAAACGATCTGCGGGATCTTGATGTACTAAATCTAATTGACGGCTTAAAATCGCAATGTCATTGGATAAGGGGGCTTCTTTTGTATCTAGTTGCTGTAGACTATTTTGAATCCATTGTTCTGGAGTTGGCTTTAGGATTAAGTCTTCCTTTTTCAGTAAGTAAGAGGGTTTCCCAAATGCTGATAGGACTTAGCCACAGTTCATTTATTTCGTCAGAGATCACTTTTTGTAGATTTTCTGAAAGGTGGAGATCGCCGAGAAGATACCAAATCCAGATATGGGTATCTAGTAAAAGTTTCATAATAGTACATCCCAAGTAACTAGATTTGAAGTAGGCTCGACAATATCTCCTGTAATTTTACCGCTATCTTTCATCGCTCCGAAGGCAGCTCTTTTGTTTTTCTTGATGGGGGAAATGATGGCGAAGGGGATACCATTTTGGATGATGGTGAGAGTTTCGCCTGTTTTTTGGGCTTGGTTAATTAGGTTTTGGACGGTTTCGGGAAGTTCTACAAGGGTAATTTGTTTCATGGTGGTTTCTGGGGTTAGGGGATAGGGAATTGTCGCACATCTATTTTACCTGTGACGGCGTTGGTGATGAGGGCGGTGCGATATTCTTTTAATAGTTCTATGGCTTCTTTAATTTTGGCTTTTTGTTGGTCAATATTTTGAAGTTCTTTTTCTAAAAATTTAGTTATCTTTACTTGTTCATCTAGAGGAGGAATAACTGTAAATAAATTGCTTATTCTTTCAATATTTAGATTTAACTGTGTATTTAAAACAGCCGTTGACAAAAATTGCTTCTTCATAGAACTAAAAAGATAGTAAAGAAAAAATATTTCTGTCATCTTTGATGGGAGAAAACCAACAATACTATCAGGAAAACAAGCATTAAAGGTTAAAATTGCCATATCTCCTATATTTGCGGCATAAGAAATTTGCTGATTTAAAATTAATTCTGTCTGCTCCACTTTTTAACGTAATTCCTCCAAAGTCTGCGAATCATCAAAAATAGAAATCCCCCATCTATTCATCATTTCAATCATTTCTAAACGAGAAATACCAAGGATTTTTGCTGCCCTGCCACTGGTAATTTCTCCTACCTCCAATAAAGCCATTACATACCCTTCCTTAGCTTTTTTTAAAGCTTTTTCTCGAATCTCATCCGAAAGCTGAATACTTTCCAACTCTTCATCTGAAATTGTTAAAGCCATTGCTAAAATCTCCCGACTCTACATTTTTATTTTAGTTCTTAAACCACTTCCCCCAACATCGCCATAATGTCCGCCTCCAAAGATTTAATATCATTTTTAGTAGGTTCTAGAACAGAATCTAAACGACGCAAGACAATTAGAGGCAACATCACCCGTCGGTACTGGGGTGGACGGTAAGGGCCTCTAAGTTTATCAGCAATGCTCCAGATAAAACCGACTAACTCTTGATTATTAGAATTTTCTGTATTTGTCAACATAGGAATTTTAAGTAACGAATTTAGTAGATTAATTTATTTACCAAAGAGTTATACCATTTCACTTTTTGAGTGATTCATATTCAACCCCTCCCAACCTCCCCTTAGTAAGGGGAGGTTGGGAGGGGTACATCCATATCAGCCTTTTCGTGAAATAGTATTAGCAACTATTTTTTACCTATACACAACCTTCTTGCCGAATCAAAGCTTGTTCTACTAAACTACGTGCGAATGCAAGAAGTCCAATAAAATCCACACGCCAGGTGCTTTAACGGGGGAACCCGCAAGGGCGCACTGGCTCCCCTACTAACCACTTTCTTATCTAAAATCTAAAATCTTATAAGACGCTACTTTTAAATATCCAGTAAATATCCAGTGCCTCAAGAACCTACCCTCAAAGAATCTCTTCCATCTGATTTGTCTTCCCTAAGGGAGACAGCTATATTAAATATTCGCAACAGCCTGCGTCCCGGACAACAACAAATGGCTGATTGGTACTCTGGGCAATTGGCTGTTTCTGCGGTTCCTGGTGCTGGTAAATCTACAGGGATGGCAGCAGCAGCAGCAATTGCGATCGC
It contains:
- a CDS encoding DUF4351 domain-containing protein, with translation MIDHDRLFKELIQTFFWEFIELFLPEVLEYVAQDSLTFLTEEVFTDVTTGDKRRIDLLAQVKLRGEDSYFLIHLENQAYNQKEFERRMFHYFARLDAKYLLPIFPIVIFSYNEPKRPEKSQYIVKFPNRKILEFNYFSIQLNNLNWRNFLNQPNPVAAALMAKMDFKPEERVRVKLECLRMLVTLQLNPAKIELISGFIDTYLRLNATEEQELETELKQANLVEEEEIMEIVTSWMQKGIEQGEQKIIKKLVKRRFNNIDSTLENRINDLSSEQLENLADAIFDFQCLEDLINWLDQQDNSNL
- a CDS encoding PIN domain-containing protein, with the protein product MKKEDLILKPTPEQWIQNSLQQLDTKEAPLSNDIAILSRQLDLVHQDPADRFIAATAIHYELTLVTVDGNLTKATCLNTLS
- a CDS encoding PIN domain-containing protein, translated to MKLLLDTHIWIWYLLGDLHLSENLQKVISDEINELWLSPISIWETLLLTEKGRLNPKANSRTMDSK
- a CDS encoding type II toxin-antitoxin system Phd/YefM family antitoxin — protein: MKQITLVELPETVQNLINQAQKTGETLTIIQNGIPFAIISPIKKNKRAAFGAMKDSGKITGDIVEPTSNLVTWDVLL
- a CDS encoding restriction endonuclease subunit S, producing MEQTELILNQQISYAANIGDMAILTFNACFPDSIVGFLPSKMTEIFFLYYLFSSMKKQFLSTAVLNTQLNLNIERISNLFTVIPPLDEQVKITKFLEKELQNIDQQKAKIKEAIELLKEYRTALITNAVTGKIDVRQFPIP
- a CDS encoding UPF0175 family protein, whose product is MALTISDEELESIQLSDEIREKALKKAKEGYVMALLEVGEITSGRAAKILGISRLEMIEMMNRWGISIFDDSQTLEELR
- a CDS encoding type I restriction-modification system subunit M N-terminal domain-containing protein, which translates into the protein MLTNTENSNNQELVGFIWSIADKLRGPYRPPQYRRVMLPLIVLRRLDSVLEPTKNDIKSLEADIMAMLGEVV